Proteins from a single region of Ananas comosus cultivar F153 linkage group 3, ASM154086v1, whole genome shotgun sequence:
- the LOC109707756 gene encoding protein ETHYLENE-INSENSITIVE 2-like isoform X6, whose product MSGVKLQVFTIFQAELFLSLEYLDLGKWVAAIEAGAMLGTHLMILSVFINFTSIIFQYLASRIVMVTGRNLGEICSEEYSRLTCVILGGVAELSMIVSDLITFLTVAHGFQRLYGLSQFDCVLLSAILPLLSPFTWTLLGSFKESIYITISGFTLLFYLRGMLVNQLDVSPVTYAKHSGLNMETICSVTALLGSNIMPHYFFIYSAILQQQSRSTNFCTGKDVHKKLFTIIPNFSIIFSVNYMLMRSAAAAFGNTGHFMPTFQEAFMLMDQIFTSPTASSTFGVVFFISSLVTSVNRNLGQQVVLHNLFRIDLPVSIHHLIVKALATIPALLFLRSIGSANIYPLLLFFQVIVAILLPPSILPLLRISSSKSLMGVFKSSMLLEILLWLALLVIVATNIIFIVALLLGDSCWFSELSGFLYVTVLLLALTSLGFTIYLAFEPLASTKIRPEMQILKWATQNDQFDLPKSNEEKFVDNKNALYHDQAFAEQRKAENSLEIESGGPVLLSNLDQVNTVTGSEFDVKEWRDEPFVGDFVNEIARQSDEFKAPSERNEELEVFVRDKKAEDTRDIFKPFSIPIISPFGVNQSSNNARIKGNISGVVESKSTAATGLSRSGRRNLAAILDEFWAHIFDLHGNLTEKAKIIRADLLLGLDIKVLSAGKEASQKNLDSGTPNIDKSSVTESTGPYNDSSLVVVNVPLGYTRNIPTSPAVAKLKKLIRLSFLNGRGDQSEEELSEKILSLDKLAHEQAKNQNIPVVKSGGFYSLESKLNENFLSEPISPIVDSQPFWATQPLEGIFSTTILARKGERPGEFKRAFTPKVTFPFREAEGLVLFSLRVCFGKLLNLDGSDWLFAQKGGYDEELIDSVAAAEGFQPGMDKAWKGTEDEVVNLWLSIPNCGDKCVWQSHLVVSFGIWCIHRILELLIVENRPEFWGKYTYVLNRLQGILDPAFLKPRMFLAPCHCLNRAEMNVSWTESTGANFVLQMLKDVESAISGRRGRAGTAAGDVAFPKGKENVASVVKRYKRRLSKKPSGAN is encoded by the exons ATGTCAGGTGTGAAACTGCAAGTTTTCACCATTTTCCAAGCAGAACTATTCTTATCATTGGAATATCTTGACCTTGGTAAATGGGTAGCAGCTATCGAGGCCGGTGCTATGCTCGGAACACATCTCATGATATTATCAGTGTTTATCAATTTCACTTCTATTATTTTCCAGTACCTTGCTAGTCGTATTGTCATGGTCACAGGAAGGAATCTTGGTGAg ATTTGCAGCGAGGAGTACAGCAGGTTGACATGTGTAATTCTCGGTGGTGTAGCTGAGCTATCCATGATTGTTTCAGATCTGATAACG TTTTTAACCGTTGCGCATGGATTTCAACGATTATATGGGCTGAGCCAATTCGATTGTGTCCTTTTATCTGCTATTCTTCCTCTTCTAAGTCCTTTTACTTGGACCCTCCTG GGTTCTTTCAAAGAGTcgatatatattactatatcaGGTTTCACATTGCTCTTTTATCTTCGCGGGATGCTTGTCAACCAATTAGATGTTTCACCTGTCACTTATGCTAAGCATTCAGGATTGAATATGGAAACTATTTGTTCAGTGACTGCTCTTCTTGGCTCAAATATTATGCCTCACTATTTTTTCATTTACTCTGCTATATTGCAG CAGCAAAGCAGATCGACAAATTTTTGTACCGGCAAAGATGTTCATAAGAAACTTTTCACCATAATACctaatttttctataattttctcGGTCAACTACATGTTGATGCGCTCAGCAGCAGCTGCATTTGGTAACACTGGCCATTTTATGCCTACTTTTCAAGAAGCATTTATGTTGATGGATCAG ATCTTTACAAGTCCGACAGCAAGTTCTACTTTCGGTGTTGTTTTCTTCATCTCTAGTCTGGTTACATCTGTAAATCGGAATCTTGGTCAGCAAGTGgttttacataatttatttcgCATTGACCTACCTGTTTCGATTCATCACCTTATAGTGAAAGCTCTAGCCACCATTCCAGCTCTGTTGTTCCTACGCAGTATTGGTTCAGCGAATATCTACcctttgcttcttttctttcaagTCATTGTAGCTATTCTGCTGCCACCATCAATTCTTCCTCTTTTGCGTATTTCGTCGTCAAAATCTCTGATGGGTGTGTTCAAAAGCTCAATGCTTTTAGAAATTCTCCTTTGGCTTGCATTACTTGTCATTGTTGCaacaaatatcatatttatcGTGGCATTGTTGCTCGGAGATAGCTGCTGGTTTTCTGAACTGTCGGGATTCCTCTATGTTACTGTTCTTCTTCTCGCTTTGACATCATTGGGCTTTACAATTTATTTGGCCTTCGAACCATTAGCATCAACAAAAATTAGACCAGAAATGCAGATTCTCAAGTGGGCCACGCAAAATGATCAATTTGATCTGCCCAAGAGTAACGAAGAGAAGTTCGTGGATAATAAGAATGCATTATATCATGATCAAGCTTTCGCAGAACAAAGAAAGGCCGAGAATTCCCTGGAGATTGAATCTGGTGGACCAGTTCTTCTGTCTAATCTTGATCAAGTTAATACAGTTACTGGTTCTGAATTTGATGTTAAGGAATGGAGAGATGAGCCTTTTGTTGGGGATTTTGTTAATGAGATTGCTCGGCAAAGTGACGAATTCAAAGCCCCAAGCGAGAGGAATGAGGAACTAGAAGTGTTTGTGCGTGACAAGAAGGCTGAAGACACCAGAGACATTTTCAAaccttttagcattccaattaTTTCACCTTTCGGCGTGAATCAATCTTCAAATAATGCGAGAATAAAAGGTAACATTTCTGGTGTTGTTGAGAGCAAAAGTACAGCGGCAACTGGACTTAGTCGTTCTGGGCGACGCAACTTGGCGGCCATTCTTGACGAATTCTGGGCGCACATTTTTGATTTACATGGGAATCTAACAGAGAAAGCAAAGATCATAAGAGCAGATCTTCTACTTGGATTGGATATAAAAGTACTCTCTGCAGGAAAAGAAGCTTCTCAGAAGAATTTAGACTCTGGAACTCCTAATATCGACAAATCTTCTGTTACTGAATCTACCGGGCCTTATAATGATTCTTCTTTGGTTGTAGTTAACGTCCCCTTGGGCTATACGAGGAACATCCCTACATCGCCTGCTgttgccaagctgaaaaagttaATCAGGCTTTCTTTTCTCAATGGACGAGGTGACCAATCTGAAGAAGAATTGTCAGAAAAGATTCTGTCTCTGGATAAGTTGGCACATGAACAAGCAAAGAATCAAAATATCCCCGTCGTAAAATCGGGAGGTTTTTACTCGTTAGAATCAAAACTAAATGAGAACTTTTTGTCTGAGCCAATCAGCCCGATAGTGGACTCGCAACCTTTCTGGGCTACTCAACCGTTGGAAGGAATATTCAGCACGACGATTTTAGCCAGAAAGGGAGAGAGGCCCGGCGAATTCAAAAGAGCTTTCACTCCAAAGGTTACGTTTCCGTTTAGAGAAGCGGAAGGCTTGGTTTTATTCTCTCTCCGTGTTTGCTTCGGCAAGCTTTTGAATTTGGACGGTTCTGATTGGTTGTTCGCTCAAAAAGGAGGTTATGATGAGGAGCTAATAGACTCAGTGGCCGCGGCAGAGGGATTTCAACCAGGAATGGACAAGGCTTGGAAGGGCACTGAGGACGAAGTCGTGAATCTCTGGTTGTCAATTCCTAATTGTGGCGACAAATGTGTTTGGCAATCTCACCTCGTTGTTAGCTTTGGAATATGGTGTATTCACCGTATATTGGAATTGCTTATCGTGGAGAACCGGCCTGAGTTCTGGGGAAAGTACACCTATGTTCTTAACCGGCTTCAG GGCATACTTGATCCCGCATTCTTAAAGCCTCGCATGTTCCTCGCCCCGTGCCATTGCCTCAACCGCGCAGAAATGAATGTAAGTTGGACTGAATCTACTGGCGCAAACTTTGTTCTGCAAATGCTTAAGGACGTCGAAAGTGCTATATCGGGCCGTCGAGGCCGAGCTGGGACTGCAGCAGGAGATGTTGCATTCCCGAAGGGCAAGGAGAATGTGGCGTCGGTCGTCAAGCGCTACAAGCGCCGGCTTTCCAAGAAGCCATCTGGTGCAAATTAG